One window of Brevibacillus choshinensis genomic DNA carries:
- a CDS encoding helix-turn-helix transcriptional regulator, with the protein MDCDAQRLTSALADPTRFSIYQYVAYSKDPITVQDVADQFSIHPNVARLHLTKLEDVHLLSAVSDKSGKGGRPSRLYSLSDQVVSLQFPPRDYQLLADIAIETLLSLGEAGEAALVKMGYRIGTEMAKRAVAKSGLKLATATMEEKLGHIQRLVVAQGLKPDIETIANGALRFRVNNCTFSDTAKKFPSSICQMHNALLMGIFETYLGNIELREDESMIDGCKSCNYTVIQY; encoded by the coding sequence ATGGATTGCGATGCTCAAAGGTTAACCAGTGCTTTAGCTGACCCCACCCGTTTTTCCATATACCAATATGTCGCTTACAGCAAAGACCCGATTACTGTTCAGGACGTAGCCGACCAATTTTCCATTCATCCTAACGTGGCGCGGTTGCACTTAACGAAGTTGGAGGACGTCCATTTACTCTCTGCCGTGTCGGACAAAAGCGGTAAAGGAGGACGTCCCAGCCGATTGTACTCGCTGTCCGACCAAGTGGTAAGCCTGCAATTCCCGCCTCGTGACTATCAGTTACTGGCTGACATTGCTATCGAAACCTTGCTCTCACTCGGTGAAGCAGGTGAAGCTGCACTCGTCAAAATGGGATATCGCATTGGCACAGAGATGGCAAAACGGGCGGTAGCTAAAAGTGGCTTAAAACTTGCAACTGCTACTATGGAAGAAAAACTTGGCCACATACAGCGATTGGTTGTGGCGCAAGGCTTAAAACCGGATATTGAAACAATCGCAAATGGGGCTCTTCGTTTTCGTGTAAACAATTGCACGTTTTCGGATACCGCCAAGAAATTTCCCAGCTCCATATGCCAGATGCACAACGCACTTTTGATGGGGATATTTGAAACGTACTTGGGGAACATTGAATTACGTGAGGATGAATCCATGATTGATGGATGTAAATCGTGTAATTATACAGTGATACAATATTGA
- a CDS encoding Spx/MgsR family RNA polymerase-binding regulatory protein: protein MAVAERTLTNKLTFFTYPSCTSCRKAKAWLAENGVNYEERHLFKNPPTAEELLDIIKMTSNGLDEILSTRSQRFKNLDVDINDMSVSELLEMLSEEPQLLKRPILTDGENLIVGFNSSAMKNLLS, encoded by the coding sequence ATGGCAGTTGCTGAGCGTACACTTACAAATAAATTAACGTTTTTCACGTATCCGAGCTGCACATCCTGTCGCAAAGCCAAGGCTTGGCTGGCAGAGAATGGTGTCAACTACGAAGAGCGTCACTTGTTTAAAAATCCACCAACAGCTGAAGAGCTACTCGATATTATCAAAATGACATCTAATGGGCTGGATGAGATTCTGTCGACCAGAAGTCAACGTTTCAAAAACCTCGATGTGGACATTAATGATATGTCTGTGAGTGAGCTTTTGGAAATGTTGAGTGAAGAACCTCAGTTGTTGAAACGTCCGATTTTGACCGATGGTGAAAATTTGATTGTGGGCTTTAACTCTTCTGCAATGAAAAATTTGCTGTCGTAA
- a CDS encoding enoyl-CoA hydratase/isomerase family protein has protein sequence METIQIVKRDGVATITLHRPEVHNAISMELVDELTGVLQECQTDEHVKVLIITGTGKSFASGGDLNQFIAARGHEQAYPLLNKVAGLLSDIDHFPKPVIAMINGAAVGGGCEFAGACHFRFASDRALFGFVQIGMHITTGWGGGSRLLDKLPESKALALLLTGERMSAHEAKAYGFVEEVYPADQLQEEVERFARKIAAQPLVGIEAYMRILQWKREGVSQAERIRREVDQCAGIWGSDAHVAVVQKFLSKR, from the coding sequence ATGGAAACGATACAAATCGTCAAACGGGATGGTGTGGCGACCATTACGTTACATCGGCCAGAGGTACATAATGCGATCAGTATGGAATTGGTGGACGAGCTGACTGGCGTACTCCAAGAGTGTCAGACAGATGAGCACGTCAAAGTATTGATCATCACCGGTACGGGAAAAAGCTTTGCTTCCGGAGGGGATTTGAATCAGTTCATCGCAGCTCGTGGACATGAGCAGGCATATCCGCTGTTGAATAAAGTTGCGGGACTGCTGTCTGACATCGACCATTTTCCAAAGCCAGTCATCGCGATGATTAATGGAGCAGCTGTTGGTGGGGGATGCGAATTTGCGGGCGCGTGTCATTTCCGATTCGCCAGTGATCGTGCGCTCTTCGGATTTGTGCAAATCGGGATGCACATTACGACAGGATGGGGTGGCGGCAGTCGATTATTGGACAAGCTACCAGAATCCAAGGCCCTTGCGCTGTTGCTGACAGGCGAGAGGATGAGTGCTCACGAAGCAAAGGCGTACGGTTTCGTGGAAGAAGTATATCCAGCGGACCAGCTACAAGAAGAAGTGGAGCGATTTGCTCGAAAGATTGCTGCCCAGCCACTGGTTGGCATCGAAGCGTACATGCGTATCTTGCAGTGGAAGCGAGAAGGGGTCAGCCAAGCAGAAAGAATTCGGCGTGAAGTTGATCAATGCGCAGGAATATGGGGGAGCGACGCGCATGTAGCCGTCGTTCAAAAGTTTTTGAGCAAGCGCTAA
- a CDS encoding RsfA family transcriptional regulator encodes MVASRQDAWTEDDDLVLAEVTLRHIREGGTQLAAFEEVGQRLGRTAAACGFRWNSCVRKRYDAAISIAKSQRQQLKKMGRITAPPVVAEVDNVIAPPKRQTPSPVEQIKHDEDEEQQIESVIRMLVNQKELSRRVKQLERELEGKELEIKELTEANERARKELDQVSGVNEDYRALVQIMERARKLAFLQEEDSNKAIFKMDENGNLERVEK; translated from the coding sequence ATGGTAGCTTCCAGACAAGACGCATGGACCGAAGATGACGATCTGGTGTTGGCGGAAGTCACCTTGCGCCACATTCGCGAAGGCGGCACCCAATTAGCCGCATTTGAAGAAGTGGGTCAAAGGTTGGGAAGGACAGCTGCTGCTTGCGGCTTCCGTTGGAATAGCTGCGTCCGCAAAAGATACGATGCCGCCATCTCCATTGCGAAAAGCCAAAGACAGCAGTTAAAGAAAATGGGAAGAATCACAGCGCCGCCAGTTGTAGCAGAGGTGGATAATGTCATCGCCCCTCCAAAACGACAAACGCCAAGTCCAGTTGAGCAAATCAAACACGATGAAGACGAAGAGCAACAAATCGAATCCGTTATTCGCATGTTGGTGAACCAGAAAGAGTTGTCTCGTCGTGTCAAGCAGCTGGAACGAGAATTAGAAGGAAAAGAATTAGAAATAAAAGAATTGACAGAAGCCAACGAACGGGCACGGAAAGAGCTCGATCAGGTGAGTGGAGTAAATGAGGATTACCGTGCGCTTGTACAGATCATGGAGCGTGCTCGCAAGCTTGCCTTTTTACAAGAAGAAGACTCGAACAAGGCCATTTTCAAAATGGATGAGAATGGCAATCTGGAACGAGTAGAAAAGTAA
- a CDS encoding N-acetyltransferase, with translation MFEVKRLQINYKTLEEFQQFREFGLEELSMKEDLEANIVENDSESPFYGIYDNDLLVARMSLYKIDGKYDRYFQPAQDYYELWKLEVLPDYRDKNYGTALVNHAKSFGAPIKTNSRCRADQFWLKMNFTPVKYNPMRDRGENPYVWLPENVDLQD, from the coding sequence ATGTTTGAAGTAAAACGTTTACAAATCAATTATAAGACACTGGAAGAATTCCAGCAGTTTCGCGAATTTGGCCTGGAGGAACTTTCGATGAAGGAAGACCTGGAGGCGAACATCGTGGAAAACGATTCGGAGTCTCCCTTCTATGGCATTTACGACAACGACCTTTTGGTAGCACGCATGAGCCTCTACAAAATCGACGGGAAATACGACCGCTATTTCCAACCTGCACAGGATTACTACGAGCTGTGGAAGCTCGAAGTCCTGCCAGATTACCGCGACAAAAATTACGGTACAGCTCTGGTTAACCATGCGAAAAGCTTTGGAGCACCAATCAAAACAAATTCCCGCTGCCGAGCTGATCAATTCTGGTTGAAAATGAATTTTACACCAGTAAAGTACAATCCTATGCGTGACCGTGGGGAAAATCCTTACGTATGGTTGCCTGAAAACGTTGATCTGCAAGACTAG
- a CDS encoding acetyl-CoA carboxylase biotin carboxylase subunit yields MRKVLIANRGEIARRIIRTCKSEGVATVAVYSDADRDLPFVREADEAVHIGPPPVPHSYLNVEAIIGAAKSTGADAIHPGYGLLSENEAFARRVQDEGIVFIGPSPEVIGQMGDKLTARKIMQKAGVPVVPGCEDPVETVDEAAQVAATIGYPVMLKASAGGGGIGMQICRDEESLRQAYQSLRGRAKAYFGNDAMYVEKYVERPHHIEVQIAGDQHGNVLHLLERECSIQRRHQKVLEESPSPFLDPATRELLCQSAVQAAQAVGYTGVGTVEFIVDDSKNFYFLEMNTRLQVEHPVTEEMTGLDLVSMQLAIANGESLAIGQEDVKVLRHAIELRVYAEDPVTFLPSPGTITLYQPPAMEHVRIDDGVQNGTQVTPFYDPMIAKVIISGTTREEAVERAREAMQNFQITGIKTNIPFLLEVLSDERFCEGVYTTWFVQERAAKSNN; encoded by the coding sequence ATGCGTAAGGTATTAATTGCGAACCGCGGTGAAATAGCCAGGCGTATTATCCGCACGTGCAAGTCGGAAGGTGTAGCGACGGTTGCTGTTTATTCGGATGCCGATCGTGATCTGCCGTTCGTCAGAGAAGCAGATGAAGCCGTTCATATAGGCCCACCTCCAGTACCCCACAGCTATTTAAATGTGGAAGCGATCATCGGTGCAGCGAAAAGCACAGGAGCAGATGCAATCCACCCAGGCTACGGCTTGCTCTCGGAAAACGAGGCCTTTGCCCGTCGGGTACAAGACGAAGGGATCGTCTTTATCGGACCGAGCCCAGAAGTAATCGGACAGATGGGTGACAAGCTGACCGCCCGTAAAATCATGCAAAAAGCAGGTGTACCGGTCGTTCCGGGGTGCGAAGACCCTGTGGAGACGGTAGACGAAGCAGCGCAGGTAGCAGCAACCATCGGGTATCCAGTTATGCTAAAGGCTAGCGCTGGTGGCGGAGGAATCGGAATGCAAATATGTCGAGACGAAGAAAGTCTGCGACAGGCATATCAATCCTTGCGTGGTCGTGCAAAAGCCTACTTTGGAAATGATGCGATGTACGTGGAAAAATATGTGGAGCGTCCACACCACATCGAAGTGCAAATCGCAGGTGATCAGCACGGAAATGTGTTGCACTTGTTAGAAAGAGAATGCTCGATCCAGCGTCGTCATCAAAAAGTGCTGGAGGAAAGCCCTTCTCCATTTTTAGATCCTGCTACAAGAGAGCTGCTTTGCCAATCAGCTGTCCAGGCTGCCCAGGCTGTAGGATACACAGGTGTAGGGACTGTGGAATTCATCGTAGACGATTCCAAGAACTTTTACTTTTTAGAAATGAACACTCGTCTGCAGGTGGAACATCCGGTTACGGAAGAAATGACCGGGTTGGATCTAGTCTCCATGCAATTAGCGATAGCGAATGGCGAATCACTGGCGATCGGGCAGGAAGATGTGAAAGTACTGCGACATGCTATTGAATTGCGTGTGTACGCCGAAGATCCTGTGACCTTCCTTCCGTCTCCAGGGACAATCACCCTCTATCAGCCGCCAGCAATGGAACATGTCCGAATTGATGACGGTGTCCAAAACGGTACGCAGGTGACGCCGTTTTACGATCCTATGATTGCAAAAGTGATCATCTCGGGCACGACGAGGGAAGAAGCGGTGGAACGTGCGCGTGAGGCCATGCAGAACTTTCAGATTACCGGAATTAAAACAAACATTCCGTTTTTACTGGAAGTACTGTCGGACGAACGATTCTGTGAAGGGGTTTATACGACCTGGTTTGTACAGGAACGAGCCGCGAAATCGAACAACTAA
- a CDS encoding biotin/lipoyl-containing protein → MKQIAANMAGTVINVLVQLGDEVSEGQDILVLESMKMEVPIQSEVVGKVIEIKANIGDFVNDGDVLVVVE, encoded by the coding sequence ATGAAACAAATAGCAGCGAATATGGCAGGTACCGTAATCAACGTACTCGTACAACTGGGTGATGAAGTGAGCGAAGGACAAGATATACTCGTCCTGGAATCGATGAAAATGGAAGTGCCCATTCAATCAGAGGTTGTCGGCAAAGTAATAGAAATCAAGGCTAATATCGGAGATTTTGTAAACGATGGAGATGTTCTCGTCGTAGTGGAGTAA
- a CDS encoding hydroxymethylglutaryl-CoA lyase: MKVQIVEVGPRDGLQNEKEMVSTAAKIQLIDRLVASGLKRVEASSFVNPKWIPQLADATEVLQGITWSSDVTFSALVPNVRGLERARASGLTEIALFMSASETHNLKNINKTMEDTFPILREVAREALTLGMRVRGYVSTVFGCPYEGAVPIDNSRRVTNELLDMGVFEVSLGDTIGVATPKQVREVIEEIVKDVTTERLAGHFHDTRGTGLANVAAALDVGLRTFDSSIGGLGGCPYAPGAAGNISTEDLVYMLNGMDYETGVDLERLLEAGAFIQQELGRELSSKVLKAHLAATCVE, translated from the coding sequence TTGAAGGTACAAATTGTAGAGGTTGGCCCACGAGACGGACTGCAAAATGAAAAGGAAATGGTCTCGACAGCGGCAAAAATCCAGTTGATTGATCGACTTGTAGCTTCGGGATTAAAACGGGTTGAGGCGAGTTCGTTCGTCAATCCAAAGTGGATTCCTCAGTTGGCAGATGCCACAGAAGTTCTGCAAGGCATCACATGGAGCAGTGATGTTACCTTTAGTGCTCTCGTACCTAATGTGCGCGGGTTGGAACGAGCACGTGCCAGCGGGTTGACTGAGATTGCACTCTTCATGTCAGCATCTGAGACGCACAATTTGAAAAATATTAATAAGACCATGGAAGACACGTTCCCGATCCTCCGAGAAGTGGCACGTGAGGCACTTACTCTGGGAATGCGTGTGCGAGGGTATGTCTCGACCGTATTCGGGTGCCCGTACGAGGGAGCAGTTCCCATTGACAACAGTCGTCGGGTGACGAATGAGCTACTCGACATGGGTGTCTTTGAAGTATCGCTAGGGGATACGATCGGGGTGGCTACACCAAAGCAGGTACGGGAAGTGATCGAGGAGATTGTGAAAGACGTTACGACCGAGCGCTTGGCCGGGCATTTTCACGACACACGAGGAACGGGCTTGGCGAATGTCGCAGCTGCCCTGGACGTAGGACTGCGGACGTTTGACAGCTCGATTGGCGGTCTCGGTGGTTGTCCGTACGCACCAGGTGCAGCAGGTAATATCTCTACAGAAGATCTGGTATACATGCTAAACGGGATGGACTACGAAACTGGAGTGGATCTCGAGCGGCTACTTGAGGCGGGCGCCTTTATTCAGCAGGAGCTGGGACGAGAGCTGTCCTCCAAGGTGCTGAAGGCTCACCTTGCTGCTACGTGCGTTGAATAA
- a CDS encoding enoyl-CoA hydratase-related protein, giving the protein MTVTLRKEGLIGVLTLERPEVFNCLNLETLVTLRSLVADIALDRDIRAVIVTGSGDKAFCSGADLKERRSMPQQQVEVYIRTIREAFTELEKLPKPVIAAINGLALGGGTELALACDLRIMSETAQMGLTETSLGIIPGAGGTQRLPRLVGKGIAKELIFSARRVHPAEALAIGLVNRVVPAEQLMSTAFALAGEIAANAPIALAQAKFAIDCGLEVDLASGLQLESNAYQLLIPTKDRLEGLEAFQQKRKPVYRGE; this is encoded by the coding sequence ATGACCGTTACATTACGGAAAGAAGGACTGATTGGGGTCCTTACGCTAGAGCGACCCGAGGTTTTCAATTGCCTCAATCTGGAGACGCTCGTGACTCTGCGAAGCTTGGTTGCGGACATCGCGCTCGATCGAGATATTCGCGCCGTGATTGTGACAGGCTCGGGTGACAAGGCTTTTTGCTCAGGAGCGGATCTCAAAGAACGGAGGTCGATGCCTCAGCAACAAGTCGAGGTCTATATCCGTACGATCCGAGAGGCTTTTACCGAGCTGGAAAAACTGCCGAAGCCGGTCATTGCTGCTATCAATGGCTTGGCATTGGGTGGGGGCACCGAGCTCGCGCTGGCTTGCGACTTGCGCATCATGAGCGAAACAGCTCAGATGGGCTTGACGGAGACATCCCTGGGGATCATTCCAGGGGCAGGAGGGACGCAGCGACTTCCACGCTTGGTGGGAAAAGGGATCGCCAAGGAACTGATTTTCAGCGCCCGCCGCGTTCATCCTGCTGAAGCTTTGGCGATTGGGCTGGTCAATCGAGTCGTTCCTGCCGAGCAGCTGATGTCAACTGCGTTCGCGCTTGCGGGGGAGATCGCAGCCAATGCACCAATCGCGCTGGCTCAGGCCAAATTCGCGATTGATTGCGGGCTTGAGGTAGATCTAGCTTCTGGCTTACAGCTAGAGAGCAACGCCTATCAGCTGTTGATTCCCACGAAAGACCGCTTGGAAGGTCTGGAAGCTTTTCAACAAAAACGAAAACCAGTATATCGCGGAGAGTGA
- a CDS encoding acyl-CoA carboxylase subunit beta has protein sequence MSKHMEETLREKIAQVEIGGDAKYHEKLKEQNKLFVRDRLKQLFDGEFMVEDGLFANVMAGDLPADGVVTAIGKIQGQTVCVMANDSTVKAGSWGSRTVEKIIRIQETAEKMRVPLLYLVDSAGARITDQLEMFPGRRGAGRIFYNQVKLSGKIPQICILFGPSAAGGAYIPAFCDIVIMVEKNASMYLGSPRMAEMVIGEKVSLEELGGARMHCSVSGCGDVLAANEEEAIQSARRYLSFFPANYTGEPPVVEAKAPIANAKDISTLVPENQNAAFNMHDLITSLVDEGSFYEIKKLFAQELITGLARLDGKPVGIIANQPRVKGGVLFVDSADKAARFITLCDAYQIPLLFLADVPGFMIGTAVERAGIIRHGAKMISAMAEATVPKISVIVRKAYGAGLYAMASSAFEPDACLALPGAQIAVMGPEAAVNAVYSNKIQAIEDPQERQDFIMAKRKEYQEDIDLYLLASNLIVDAIIPPSDLRQELIQRYDVYKGKRQQFSDRKHPVYPV, from the coding sequence ATGAGTAAACATATGGAAGAAACGCTGCGTGAAAAAATCGCCCAGGTGGAAATAGGGGGCGACGCCAAATACCATGAGAAATTGAAGGAGCAGAATAAGCTGTTCGTCCGGGATCGACTCAAGCAGCTGTTCGACGGCGAATTCATGGTCGAGGATGGCTTGTTCGCCAACGTGATGGCAGGCGATTTGCCAGCTGACGGCGTCGTGACAGCAATCGGGAAAATACAGGGGCAGACGGTTTGCGTGATGGCGAACGATTCGACGGTAAAAGCAGGCTCCTGGGGTTCGCGTACGGTAGAAAAGATCATTCGCATCCAAGAAACCGCAGAAAAAATGCGCGTGCCGCTATTGTACCTGGTCGATTCAGCGGGGGCTCGCATTACCGATCAGCTGGAGATGTTCCCTGGGCGTCGCGGCGCGGGACGAATCTTTTACAACCAAGTCAAGCTATCCGGAAAAATCCCACAGATCTGCATTCTCTTTGGTCCATCTGCAGCAGGTGGTGCATACATTCCAGCGTTTTGCGATATCGTCATCATGGTAGAAAAAAACGCAAGCATGTATTTGGGCTCGCCGCGCATGGCGGAAATGGTAATCGGGGAAAAGGTGTCCCTGGAGGAATTGGGTGGCGCACGCATGCATTGCTCTGTGAGTGGATGCGGAGATGTGCTCGCTGCCAATGAAGAGGAAGCGATCCAGTCTGCTCGTCGTTACCTTAGCTTCTTCCCGGCGAACTACACGGGTGAACCGCCTGTTGTGGAAGCCAAGGCTCCGATCGCAAATGCCAAAGACATATCTACTCTTGTACCGGAAAATCAGAATGCTGCATTCAATATGCACGATCTGATTACCTCATTGGTGGACGAAGGCTCTTTTTACGAAATCAAAAAGCTTTTTGCGCAGGAATTGATCACCGGATTGGCGCGATTGGACGGCAAACCAGTAGGGATTATTGCCAACCAACCACGCGTAAAAGGTGGGGTACTGTTCGTAGACTCTGCAGACAAAGCGGCTCGATTCATTACCTTGTGCGACGCTTATCAGATTCCGCTCTTATTCCTGGCCGACGTACCAGGCTTTATGATTGGTACAGCGGTAGAGAGAGCAGGAATCATCCGCCACGGTGCGAAAATGATATCAGCGATGGCAGAGGCTACCGTTCCCAAAATATCTGTGATCGTCCGCAAAGCGTATGGAGCTGGCCTCTACGCGATGGCGAGCTCAGCATTTGAACCGGATGCTTGCTTGGCACTGCCTGGAGCGCAAATCGCTGTGATGGGTCCAGAAGCTGCAGTCAATGCAGTGTATAGCAACAAAATTCAAGCGATTGAAGACCCGCAGGAACGCCAGGATTTTATCATGGCAAAGCGTAAGGAATACCAGGAAGACATCGATCTCTATCTGCTGGCGTCCAACCTGATCGTGGATGCCATTATTCCACCAAGCGATCTGCGTCAGGAGCTGATCCAGCGGTACGATGTGTATAAAGGGAAGCGACAACAATTTTCGGACCGGAAGCATCCCGTATACCCTGTCTGA
- a CDS encoding ketopantoate reductase family protein, with translation MQVEKDTLQIVVVGGGSVGLLYAARLARSGQAVTVVTRSSLQSNQLMQNGLSYQRLDGEKSVVSIFAQSIEYGLPHADVYLLSVKQTDLPELLPMLQKLPASARIVALQNGMGHQELLAQILPERQCFFAINTEGARRLSATEVMHTGSGLLRIGPWESGIEMDPLIQSFVAVLVGSGVNARLEESIKPYAWRKLMANALINPLTALFDIPNGALLENPQTLQLMRELYLEASAVASVNGQEMKESDWQEIVNICRNTSRNLSSMLQDVRRQKRTEVEAINGYLVKRGKAAGIPTPMHEVLLRLILLKTDMGIGKEGGDSK, from the coding sequence ATGCAAGTAGAAAAGGACACTTTGCAAATCGTTGTGGTTGGCGGCGGCTCTGTCGGGTTGCTGTATGCGGCTAGACTCGCTCGAAGTGGACAGGCGGTTACGGTTGTTACGCGTAGTTCACTCCAATCAAATCAGCTGATGCAAAATGGGCTGAGCTATCAGCGACTTGATGGAGAAAAGTCAGTCGTATCGATTTTTGCTCAGTCGATTGAATATGGGTTACCTCATGCTGATGTGTACTTGCTGAGCGTCAAACAGACTGATTTGCCTGAGTTATTGCCTATGCTTCAAAAGCTGCCTGCGAGCGCACGTATTGTCGCTCTGCAAAACGGTATGGGACATCAGGAGCTACTGGCGCAAATTCTGCCGGAACGACAATGCTTTTTTGCGATCAATACAGAGGGCGCAAGAAGATTGTCGGCTACAGAAGTGATGCATACCGGTAGTGGCTTATTACGGATTGGTCCTTGGGAGAGTGGAATCGAGATGGATCCTCTCATTCAGTCATTCGTGGCTGTCCTGGTGGGGTCCGGCGTGAACGCTCGGCTCGAAGAATCAATCAAGCCTTATGCTTGGCGCAAACTCATGGCCAACGCTCTGATCAATCCTTTAACGGCGCTGTTTGACATCCCCAATGGTGCGCTCCTCGAGAATCCGCAAACGTTGCAGCTTATGCGTGAGCTCTATTTAGAAGCTTCTGCAGTTGCGTCTGTGAATGGACAAGAAATGAAGGAGTCGGATTGGCAGGAAATTGTCAACATATGCCGAAATACTTCCCGAAATCTTTCCTCCATGTTGCAAGATGTGAGGCGGCAAAAGCGGACGGAAGTGGAAGCAATCAACGGCTACCTCGTCAAAAGAGGAAAAGCAGCCGGGATTCCCACTCCTATGCATGAGGTGTTGCTCCGCTTGATTCTTCTCAAAACAGACATGGGAATAGGGAAGGAGGGGGGCGACAGTAAATGA
- a CDS encoding DUF3397 domain-containing protein, which translates to MTMLANVWSYFWGTLTVVPFLGFPLAFLIVYGWKRDKRLAGRWAVNITNFLLIRSVVAAYGVIWPQALSAWWWVVCFFLVTIALLGWVQVKFKGKLSLKKVGFSAWRLSFLWFGIVYIVLFTTGIVKTMGVV; encoded by the coding sequence ATGACCATGTTGGCGAATGTCTGGTCCTATTTTTGGGGTACGCTGACGGTTGTGCCATTTCTTGGTTTTCCGCTTGCTTTTCTGATTGTGTATGGATGGAAGCGGGACAAACGGTTGGCAGGCCGCTGGGCGGTGAATATCACGAATTTTTTGTTGATTCGTTCTGTCGTTGCCGCTTACGGTGTCATCTGGCCACAGGCTTTATCAGCGTGGTGGTGGGTGGTTTGCTTCTTCCTTGTAACGATCGCTTTACTCGGATGGGTACAAGTAAAGTTCAAAGGAAAGCTTTCCCTGAAAAAGGTTGGATTTTCTGCATGGAGATTGTCGTTTCTCTGGTTTGGAATTGTCTACATAGTGCTATTTACGACCGGTATAGTCAAGACGATGGGTGTCGTATAG
- a CDS encoding helix-turn-helix domain-containing protein, giving the protein MRLPIETIGHKIRMIRKERGFTLEIMASKTGLSKGLLSQVERGISQPSLDSLWKITKALESPIIHFFEDIDQKQVHVTRLQKRRQLVFPESTGTYSLLSMGGSAKLGMLEVRLGPGEMVVDKFVQSEGEECFTVIAGSVTARFNDEEHLLELGDSISFDSSKNHSVENTGEEEAVLIWTVTPPQF; this is encoded by the coding sequence ATGCGACTTCCCATCGAGACCATCGGACACAAGATTCGAATGATTCGGAAAGAGCGAGGCTTTACCCTGGAGATTATGGCTAGTAAAACAGGGTTGAGCAAAGGGCTACTCAGCCAAGTCGAGCGAGGTATTTCACAGCCGTCTCTGGACTCCCTGTGGAAAATTACCAAAGCTCTGGAGTCACCCATCATTCATTTTTTTGAAGACATTGATCAGAAACAGGTGCATGTGACTCGCTTGCAAAAACGTCGTCAATTGGTCTTTCCTGAATCGACAGGCACGTATTCGTTGCTCTCGATGGGTGGAAGCGCAAAGCTTGGCATGTTGGAGGTACGTCTGGGGCCAGGTGAAATGGTGGTGGACAAGTTTGTTCAGTCCGAAGGGGAAGAATGCTTTACCGTTATCGCTGGAAGTGTGACTGCTCGTTTTAACGATGAAGAGCACTTGCTGGAGTTGGGTGATAGCATTTCTTTTGACAGCAGCAAGAATCACTCGGTCGAAAACACCGGGGAGGAAGAAGCTGTCCTTATCTGGACCGTTACCCCCCCGCAATTTTAG